The Prosthecobacter sp. SYSU 5D2 nucleotide sequence GCTTTGCTCCTGTCCTGCGGGGAGAAAAGGACAGCCATCGCCAGTATGCCTATGGCGTTCACAATAACATTCCAGAAGGCTCCGCCTATCCCATCCGCACTGTCAGCGATGGCGAATACCGCTACATCCGCAACCTGACGCCTGATGAAATTTACATCGAGAAACACGTCATGGGCATCCAAAACAAAGGTGCATTGAACAATCCCTACTGGCCCACCTGGATGGCCAACACCTGGGACAATCCTGAAACCTACCGCCTGGTGAAGCGCTACATGAGCCGGCCGGCGGAGGAACTTTACCACACCGCCTCAGACCCTTATGAAATGAGCAACCTGGCTGCCGATCCCAAGCACGCCGCCACCCATGAACGGCTGACCAAGGAACTGGACCGCTGGCTGGCAGAACAGGGGGATCCAGGTGCCAAACAGGATACTCATGAGGCACACCAGGCCGCGAAACGGGGCGAGCATCTTTATTTTCCCAAGCCTTGAGCGGTCTGGCCGTTTTGTCTTGCCGGATGCTGGTCCACGCCCCAGCATCCGCGCCTCCAACCTTTCTCCTATGTTCAAGAAAAACTGGTACCTCTTCACCCCCATGCTCATCATCGCCATTCCCGTGGCGATCTATTGCTATTATGCCTTCAGCATGGGGTACGACAGCAAGGATGCCGTGAATGCGACCAAGTATTTTGTGGTCTCCGGCACCCGGTATGCCATGGACTATGACGAGCTGAATTTCAACCGTCTGAAGCCCGGCATGGATGGCCGTACGGTCTATGAAACCATGCGCAAACAGCCCTCTGAACGGCACGATAACGACACCCGCTGGGTGTATTCTCTCCCCAAGCCCGGGGCAAAGGCTTACCACGAACGCATCATCATCATGGAGCGTGACAACCAGAACATCCCCCGGGTCAAGGAACTGGTGAAGCGTTTCCATGTTCCCGGAGAGTGATTCAGCTCGCACGTCTCTGTTGCCATTTGGCTTCTTCGCATCCAATCTGCCCCGTGATGTTGCCCTTTCTCCGTGCCTCTTTCTACCTGGGTGTTTTGATGCTGCCTGTACTTCTGGCCTCATGCAGTTCGTCCACACCCAGAGGCCTGCCCCGCAAACTGCCTGTGATCAACCTTCAGGGCTCTCCACAGACACCGCCGCATTCGATGCCGCGCAAGGACTACCCTTTTGATCCCAACAACGGCAATTACGTCATCGCCTGGGCAGCAGAAGGTGAATCCGCAGCCTCCGCTTCGGATCTGGCACGCTGGCAGGCATCCCACGGTGGCAGCGTCTCCCGCAAGCAGCCGTCCCCAGTTAGAAAAGTCTCTTCATCCTCAAAGAAAACGACCAGCCGCACGACGACCTACACCATCAAATCTGGGGATACTCTCAGTGGCATTGCCCGCAAGCACAGCACCACGGTCGCCAAGATCAAAGCCGCCAACGGCTTGAAGTCGGATCTGATTCGGGCCGGGAAAACGCTCAAAATCCCGCGCTGAGCCATTATTATTTTGTCCTCTCCGGGCACACGTCAGGACTGCTTTTGCAGCTCCCGGCAGGACTGTCATTATCCCCAGGCATTTTGCTTTAAACCAGCCTGAATTCCCTTTGCCAACTCTGATTCCTTTCTACTCTCCGCCCCTTCATGTCCGTTAAGATCCGCCTCAACACCGCCTCTGCCACCCACGTCGTCCTTGCCAAAGTCGGCAATCCCCAGCGCGATGAACCTCTGCAAACGTCCAAAGAAGTCTTTCCCATCTCTGAAGAAGACCAGCCCGCCCTGACGGCCATCTTTTTAAAGCCTTTCAAGAATCTGATGGCCCATCGCTTCACCCATCATTCATCGCTGG carries:
- a CDS encoding LysM peptidoglycan-binding domain-containing protein, giving the protein MLPVLLASCSSSTPRGLPRKLPVINLQGSPQTPPHSMPRKDYPFDPNNGNYVIAWAAEGESAASASDLARWQASHGGSVSRKQPSPVRKVSSSSKKTTSRTTTYTIKSGDTLSGIARKHSTTVAKIKAANGLKSDLIRAGKTLKIPR